In Dermacentor variabilis isolate Ectoservices unplaced genomic scaffold, ASM5094787v1 scaffold_100, whole genome shotgun sequence, the DNA window GGGGGATTGAACACCCAAGTGCATCCATGGTCTGACAGGAATGTTCCTAGCTTCTCGTGGTCTGGGCCAGTGGTGCTCACCTTTAGTTCGGTGCATGCTCCAACAAAATTTGTCCCGCAATCAGACCTCAGTTGCTTTGCCGGGCCCCTTATGGCAAAGAATCTGCGGAGCGCATTAATAAAACTTGAGGTATCCATGCTCTCGATTACTTCAATATGAACAGCACGGATACTCATGCAAGTGAAGAGTACGGCCCACCGTTTACTGTTGGCCTCACCGCCTCTGGTGCGACGAGACGTGACTTGCCACGGGCCAAATACATCTAGTCCGACATAAGTGAAAGGTGGCTCGGTGCTTAGTCTTTCTGCGGGCAGGTCTGCCATCATCTGCTGTAGCTGCCTTCCTCTGAGCTTGCGACATGTAACACAAATGTGTATATACGAGGCGATGCTACGCTTAGCTCCGACGATCCAGAACCCAGCTGCCCTGACTGCTCCCTCAGTGAAGTGGCGTCCTTGATGTTTGACCTGTTCGTGATAATGCCGCACAACCAGGGTGGTGACATGGTGTCGCCCTGGCATGATGATGGGCTTCTGCTCTTGCTGGTCGAAATGGTTGGCCCTGCCCAGTCGGCCACCGATTCTCAAAAGACCGTCGGAATCAACCCATGGATCCAGTCTCCACAGAGGGCTTGACTTCGGTAGTCGCTTTCCTCGTTGCAAGCTTTTGAACTCCTCTGAAAAGGCTTCCTTCTGGACAGATAGAATAATGGCTGCCTTTGCTCGGGCTAGGTGTTCTGCAGAAGGTCGCACTTGGTGAGATGAGCTGTTACGCGGGCAGTTTGACACGTTTTCAGAAGTGCCCCGAATTTTGTCCACTAGCCGTACGAGCGTTCCAACTGCGCGAGTCAGCGTAATCCAACTTGAGAAGCGCTCGAACCGCTTGCTGCCGAGTTGTTTCACGTCCACACTGGTTGCGAGAACATTTGCCTGGGGCCGCACCTCCGTGTCGGAGTCCGCATCGACCAAGTCGAACTTGCCCTTCAATACCTGCGAGCAGTGTTCTTGACGATACAAAAAGTCCGGGCCTGTCAGCCAGGTCGATCCTGCCATCTGGGCCGCTGGCACAGACCTGGTTCCTAGATCCGCAGGGTTCATGTCAGAAGGAACGTAGTGCCATTGGTCTGGCCGTGTAGAGCTCCTTATGCGTTCCACCCTGTTACTGACATACACAAAAAACCTTCGCGTCTCATTATGTATGTAGCCTAGGACGACCTTGCTGTCAGTATAGAAGTTTACAGCATCAAGTTCCATATCTATTTCACGACCGATGAGTTCTGCTAGCTCCACTGCCAAGACTGCGCCGCACAGTTCAAGCCTTGGGATGGTGTGTTCCGGATGCGGTGCTAGCTTAGCCTTTCCTATGACGAACCCGACATGACACGCACCATCTGGATATGTCACTCTGAGGTACGCCACTGCAGCCACAGCTTTCGTTGATGCGTCGGAGAATATGTGCAGTTCCTTCCACTGTGCGGTAGTGAGTGAGGCAGGGGCATAGGTGCGAGGTATGTCCAGCTGCTCGAGTACTTGCAAGGAGTCTTTCCACACCTCCCAGGCGGCTCTCTTTTCGTCAGGAAGTGGGCAGTCCCAGTCGCATGTCAGAGCGACTAGCTCTCGGAGGAGGGACTTTCCTTGAACGATGACTGGAGCAACAAACCCAAGTGGGTCGTACAGGCTATTTACCACTGACAAGACACCGCGCCGAGTGAATGGCTTTTCTTGGAATAGAGTCGTAAATGTGAAGACATCCTTCTTCAGATTCCAAGAAACTCCCAGACTGCGTTGGATCGGCTGTGAGCCATTGCTCAAGTCAAGATCCTTCAAATCGTTGGCACGGTCTTCTTCtggaaatgcttccaacactgtaGGGCAGTTAGAGGCTATCTTATGGAGCTTAAGGTTCGATGCGGCCAAcatctgttgcgtgcggcgtattAGGCTGATGGCGTCCTCGTCGTTGTAGAGAGACTTCAACCCATCGTCGACATAGAAATCCCTCTCAATGAACTGCCTGACGTCGCTGCCAAATTTTTTCTCTCCTTCTCGTGCTGTTCTCCGCAGCCCGTACGTTGCAACTGCTGGTGAAGGGCTGTTTCCAAACACATGTACCTTCATTCGGTACTCTACCACGTCACTGTAGATGTTGTtgttgcggaaccacagaaatcTCAGATAATTTCGGTGGTCGTCTCGTACCAGGAAGCAGTAGAACATGTGCTTAATGTCCACAGTAATGGCCACTGGCTCTTTCCGGAATCGGATGAGCACCCCAAGCAGGCTGTTGATCATGTCTGGACCGGTAAGCAGCACACTGTTTAGAGACAGGCCCTTAAACTGTGCACTGGAGTCGAACACGACTCGTGTTTCCCCAGGCTTTCGTGGGTGGCAAACACCAAAGATGGGGAGGTACCAACACTCTTCTCCCTCTCGAACCGGTGGAGCTTCCTCGGCGTGGCCGTTCTTGAACATCTTCTCCATGAAGCTCGCGAATTGTTCCCTCAGTTCCGGCTTTCTCTTCAAGGTCCGTTGGACAGCAGTGAGGCGTGACTCGGCCAAGCACTTGTTATTCGGAAGCCAAGGTCTTGGACAACGAAATGGAAGAGGTGCTACCCAACTGTTGGATTCGTCCCTTGAGAACTCGTCATCCATCAGCTTCAAGAACTTCCTGTCCTCGACGGAAAGGGAAGGTCTGTTGTCATCCTTCGTTGTGTGGAACAGCGTTTCAGCGACCCCATCGCCACAGCGGTCTTTCCTAGCAGCGTTCTGAGCTGGTTGGAAGCAGTTTGTCGACCCTTGCGTGTCAGCGAGCTTCTCCTTGGCAAGAAAATGATTCTGGCATGGCTCGAAAATGGAGGGACGTCCATTTTCAAGGACGTTTGTTTTGAGGTTGCTCACAGAGTCCGGTGGGCGACTTCGACTTATGCAGACATTCCCCACGATGACCCATCCCAGATCCAGTCTCTGAGCAAATGGAGCATCAGCCGGTCCGTTGCGCTGTTGTCGAACCTTGTGTACTCTGAGGATATCTCTCCCGAGGAGAAGTAGAATCTTGGCCTCTGGGTCCAAACGAGGAATGAATTTAGCTACAGCTCTGAGATGGGGGTGATGCGATGCCACTTCCGGTGTTGGAATCTCGTTCCTGTTGTTAGGCATCTCGTTGCACTCGATGAGCGTTGGCAAGGGTAGCTTCACGGAGCCATGAATGTCCTCAATGAGAAAGCCGGATGCTCTTCTTCCTATCGCCTCTGCAGTTCCAGCACATGTCCTTAGAGTGTAGGGGGAACTGTCACCATTGAGCCCGAAAATGTCGAAGAACTCTGTTCTTGCAAGGGACCTGTTGCTCTGGTCGTCTAAGATGGCATACATTTTTTCAGTGTTGTGAGGCTGAGTCGGGTGACTAACTTTCACCGAGCAGATCTTAGAGCAGGATTTGCCACCGCCGCTTTGACCGCAGACCTCCGTACACTTTGATGACACTTCAAGTGCGGAATCTTGGTCTCGGCCTACATCTTCAGAGTCGTGATGAGCTGCAGGAGACTTATGGTTGACATTTCCGGCATGATGTGCTGTGGCATGCCTCTCGCTACCACAATCGTCACATTTGAGAACTGTTTTACAGTCTCTTGCAAAGTGGTCTGTTGAAGCGCAGCACCTGAAGCATATTCCATAATTTTTCAGCAGAGATTTTCGTTCATCCAGCGGTTTTTCTCGGAAAGTACGACACTTCCGGAGGGGGTGAGGCTTCCTGTGCAGAGGACAATACTTGGTTGTATCATGCCACTTTGGTGCGTTTGAGGGCGGATGGTCGGTGCTTGCTTCCCCGTCCGTCAGTTGCACTGAGATGGGCGTTCTTCTCGTGCCGTCATTCGCAGCCCATCTGTCTGCTCTTGGGAGCCTTGAAGGGGTGCCACTTGCAGTGTTGAGTTTGAAGCTAGGATCATTTCTCGTTTTCGCTTGGTCCCTGATAAAGCTGGCAAAGAACGAAAAAGGGGGAAAGGCGACCCGATGATCTCGTTTGTACTTCGATCCTTTCGCTATCCACATGTCTTGCAAGCGCTGCGGCAGTTTTTCTACGATGGGGTTTACCCCTCTTGCCGTGTCCAGATAGGAAAGCCCAGTCAGCTGAGGGTCACATTTTGCAGCCTCAACTTCAAGAAGCAGGTCTCCCAGCTCTCTCAGTTTCTCGGTGTCCTTGTCGGACAGTCTGGGGAAACTTGCGATTCTCCTGAAGATGGCCTCTTCTATAATTTCCGGACGACCATAGCATTCCTCAAGTCTTTCCCAAACTACATCTAACCCGGCTTCGGGGCAGTCGACGTGCACGGAACGCAGCCGCTTCGCATAGCTCGACGACTCGGCACCAAGCCATTTCACGAGAAGATCAAGTTCTTCGCTTGCCGTAACCTCGAGAGTCCGTGTCATTCCCTTGAATGTAGATTTCCACGCCCGGTAGTTCTCAGGGCAGTCGTCAAACTTCGTAAGTGAAGTACTCACAAGGTCGCGTCGAATCAGATACTTTGCCATGGCGGTCAGTTCTGGGGCGTTAGCTTCATCTCCCTGCTGACGAGCAACGTTCTGGGCGATTCCTTGGTTGTGAGCGCTAGGAGTGCATGGAGCGTGGTCTTCAGCTGCTTCATCAACGTTCTGAAAGACGTAATGCTCTCCGCCGTCATGCCGCTGCGATTGCTGGCGCGGGCCAATGcgcacgtgagcctggtcaagcACGTAGTCAAAGGTACGTTGAGCGCGGTCTTCGGATGCCTCCTCCACAGTCCGACAGATGTGATGCTCCCCGCCGTGCTGATCTACGGCAGCCTCCAGGATCTCTGCTTGTGCTTCCGCGGCGGCCGCTTCTCTATCCAACTGCAACACATGTAACTCGGTGTCTAGCTCGACTTTCTTGCGTTCGATCTCCGCGGCCGCATTTTTCTCTTGTTGTTCGAGTTTGGCCTTTTCCAGTTTCACCGCGGCTTCTTTCTTCATA includes these proteins:
- the LOC142565763 gene encoding uncharacterized protein LOC142565763, whose protein sequence is MASQDRKSPAAQVSPDQSRLACSEKMASSVQSRHSSRSARSERSTASTTPSMLAARARAEAAAARVQASLMKKEAAVKLEKAKLEQQEKNAAAEIERKKVELDTELHVLQLDREAAAAEAQAEILEAAVDQHGGEHHICRTVEEASEDRAQRTFDYVLDQAHVRIGPRQQSQRHDGGEHYVFQNVDEAAEDHAPCTPSAHNQGIAQNVARQQGDEANAPELTAMAKYLIRRDLVSTSLTKFDDCPENYRAWKSTFKGMTRTLEVTASEELDLLVKWLGAESSSYAKRLRSVHVDCPEAGLDVVWERLEECYGRPEIIEEAIFRRIASFPRLSDKDTEKLRELGDLLLEVEAAKCDPQLTGLSYLDTARGVNPIVEKLPQRLQDMWIAKGSKYKRDHRVAFPPFSFFASFIRDQAKTRNDPSFKLNTASGTPSRLPRADRWAANDGTRRTPISVQLTDGEASTDHPPSNAPKWHDTTKYCPLHRKPHPLRKCRTFREKPLDERKSLLKNYGICFRCCASTDHFARDCKTVLKCDDCGSERHATAHHAGNVNHKSPAAHHDSEDVGRDQDSALEVSSKCTEVCGQSGGGKSCSKICSVKVSHPTQPHNTEKMYAILDDQSNRSLARTEFFDIFGLNGDSSPYTLRTCAGTAEAIGRRASGFLIEDIHGSVKLPLPTLIECNEMPNNRNEIPTPEVASHHPHLRAVAKFIPRLDPEAKILLLLGRDILRVHKVRQQRNGPADAPFAQRLDLGWVIVGNVCISRSRPPDSVSNLKTNVLENGRPSIFEPCQNHFLAKEKLADTQGSTNCFQPAQNAARKDRCGDGVAETLFHTTKDDNRPSLSVEDRKFLKLMDDEFSRDESNSWVAPLPFRCPRPWLPNNKCLAESRLTAVQRTLKRKPELREQFASFMEKMFKNGHAEEAPPVREGEECWYLPIFGVCHPRKPGETRVVFDSSAQFKGLSLNSVLLTGPDMINSLLGVLIRFRKEPVAITVDIKHMFYCFLVRDDHRNYLRFLWFRNNNIYSDVVEYRMKVHVFGNSPSPAVATYGLRRTAREGEKKFGSDVRQFIERDFYVDDGLKSLYNDEDAISLIRRTQQMLAASNLKLHKIASNCPTVLEAFPEEDRANDLKDLDLSNGSQPIQRSLGVSWNLKKDVFTFTTLFQEKPFTRRGVLSVVNSLYDPLGFVAPVIVQGKSLLRELVALTCDWDCPLPDEKRAAWEVWKDSLQVLEQLDIPRTYAPASLTTAQWKELHIFSDASTKAVAAVAYLRVTYPDGACHVGFVIGKAKLAPHPEHTIPRLELCGAVLAVELAELIGREIDMELDAVNFYTDSKVVLGYIHNETRRFFVYVSNRVERIRSSTRPDQWHYVPSDMNPADLGTRSVPAAQMAGSTWLTGPDFLYRQEHCSQVLKGKFDLVDADSDTEVRPQANVLATSVDVKQLGSKRFERFSSWITLTRAVGTLVRLVDKIRGTSENVSNCPRNSSSHQVRPSAEHLARAKAAIILSVQKEAFSEEFKSLQRGKRLPKSSPLWRLDPWVDSDGLLRIGGRLGRANHFDQQEQKPIIMPGRHHVTTLVVRHYHEQVKHQGRHFTEGAVRAAGFWIVGAKRSIASYIHICVTCRKLRGRQLQQMMADLPAERLSTEPPFTYVGLDVFGPWQVTSRRTRGGEANSKRWAVLFTCMSIRAVHIEVIESMDTSSFINALRRFFAIRGPAKQLRSDCGTNFVGACTELKVSTTGPDHEKLGTFLSDHGCTWVFNPPHASHMGGVWERMIGVTRRILDSMLLENTSRRLTHEVLVTLLAEVSGIINSRPLVPVSTDPECWEVLTPATLLTQKVGGNTVPPVFNDKDIYRRQWRQVQWLADVFWCRWRREFLTTLQSRRKWQTPMRSLKAGDLVLLRDSQVHRNEWPMGLIVNVIASADGKVRKVEIKTATRGVIKTFLRPVTETVLLIPCED